One part of the Strix aluco isolate bStrAlu1 chromosome 27, bStrAlu1.hap1, whole genome shotgun sequence genome encodes these proteins:
- the LOC141915850 gene encoding antigen WC1.1-like isoform X2, with translation MCGQGRRLRMGTEGLLSPQMLWLLLWIQLCRGAVEVRLADGGSRCAGRVEVKHQDQWGTVCGHYWSMNDAAVVCKQLGCGSAVGAPKYGHFGKGSGPTWMNNVGCKGTESALSDCTHSGWDKHNCIYARDAGVMCSGFVRLVEGKSRCSGHVQIHDGDQWKTVCASHFGPQAADVLCRELQCGAALPVPGGSPFGEAVGPIWDGELQCVGNESLLASCPRGSPRDQPRTHANSAVVSCTEYTGFRLVNGSTVCAGRVEVQVLGTWGTLCASRWDLSDAHVLCRQLNCGFAESIPGGEHFGRETGPVWRDSFHCDGTEAHLQQCPVTTLGASPCSQGNTAAVICSGSAGFQSLRLVGGGSRCDGRVEIFQDGVWGRVLDDQWDVQEASVVCRQLRCGEARTAYNPPKPERGTGPVGLRGVRCAGHEANLSLCNTSLPESALAAGVVEDVGVICGGSRWLRLVNGAGRCAGRVEIYYQGMWGTVCDDGWDLSDAAVVCHQLGCGGAVEAAGSARFGEGSGQIWLDGVNCSGAEAALWDCPAGPWGQHDCGHKEDAGVICSEFMDLRLENSDGCSGRLQVFYNGTWGSVCSNSMTLNTVTLVCKELGCGDGGSLERRQPSGRVSGPAWLDRVQCGERNSSFWQCPSTPWNPQSCQDLQEETNITCNGGRPEMPLTPLALCPNSTSCTAREKIRAVGGEDGCSGRVEVWHRGSWGTVCDNSWDMQDADVACRQLGCGRAVSALREAAFGMGMGPIWLEQVECQGTEPSLQDCWARPGDGGACRHKEDAAVRCSATPRMATSPSQAVPTRGRQTSSGRVSVPVIICIILGALLCLLLALLAGQVLSTRAARRGSRRAQEPFLEAVYEEIGYSPALEKQARFGHSGSSSEQSLTQLQPYPGISEDEDGLGSAPDVLVLPRDHPEDGYDDAREVSDPGEGEWEMPRMPEEGAGPRDAPRGVTPCSQRSAEVPGAEGDTSSLSPGSMGYDDAEEVSVAHPHEDTTAVTL, from the exons ATGTGCGGACAGGGCAGGAGGCTCAGGATGGGCACAGAGGGACTCCTGTCCCCTCAGATGCTGTGGCTGCTCCTCTGGATACAGCTGTGCAGGG GTGCTGTGGAGGTGAGGCTGGCGGATGGTGGCAGTCGCTGTGCTGGGAGAGTGGAGGTGAAACACCAGGACCAGTGGGGAACTGTGTGTGGTCACTACTGGAGCATGAATGATGCAGCAGTGGTTTgtaagcagctgggctgtgggtctGCTGTTGGAGCTCCTAAGTATGGACACTTTGGGAAAGGATCTGGCCCAACTTGGATGAATAATGTTGGGTGTAAAGGCACCGAATCTGCCCTGTCTGACTGCACACACAGTGGATGGGATAAACATAACTGCATTTATGCCCGTGATGCTGGAGTGATGTGTTCAG gaTTTGTCCGTCTGGTGGAAGGGAAGAGCCGCTGCTCAGGACATGTGCAGATCCATGATGGGGACCAGTGGAAAACTGTCTGTGCTTCCCACTTTGGTCCCCAAGCTGCTGACGTGCTCTGCAGGGAGTTGCAGTGTggcgcagccctgcctgtccctggaggAAGTCCCTTTGGAGAAGCGGTGGGTCCCATCTGggatggagagctgcagtgtgtgggGAATGAATCCCTCCTCGCCTCCTGCCCCAGGGGGTCCCCCAGGGACCAGCCCCGCACCCACGCAAACAGCGCTGTTGTCAGCTGCACAG agtACACAGGGTTCAGGCTGGTGAATGGCAGCACAGTGTGTGCAGGGAGGGTGGAGGTCCAGGTGCTGGGGACCTGGGGGACCCTCTGTGCCTCCCGCTGGGATCTCTCGGATGCCCACGTTCTCTGTCGGCAACTCAACTGCGGGTTTGCTGAGTCCATTCCTGGAGGAGAGCATTTTGGGAGAGAGACTGGCCCTGTCTGGAGAGACTCATTCCACTGTGACGGGACTGAAGCCCAcctgcagcagtgcccagtgaccaCCCTGGGGGCCTCACCATGCTCCCAAGGGAACACTGCTGCTGTCATTTGCTCAG gctcAGCCGGCTTTCAATCCCTGCGGCTGGTGGGCGGAGGGAGCCGCTGCGACGGACGAGTGGAGATCTTCCAGGATGGGGTGTGGGGCAGAGTCCTGGATGACCAGTGGGACGTGCAGGAGGCCAGCGTGGTGTGCCGGCAGCTGCGGTGTGGGGAGGCCAGGACAGCCTACAACCCCCCAAAGCCTGAGCGAGGGACAGGCCCAGTGGGGCTGCGAGGGGTGCGGTGCGCAGGGCATGAGGCCAACCTGAGTCTCTGCAACACCTCCCTGCCTGAGAGCGCGCTGGCGGCAGGGGTTGTGGAGGACGTGGGAGTCATTTGTGGGG GGAGTCGGTGGCTCCGGCTGGTGAACGGGGCCGGGCGCTGTGCAGGGAGAGTGGAGATCTACTACCAGGGCATGTGGGGGACTGTCTGCGACGATGGCTGGGACCTGTCTGATGCTGCCGTCGTCTGCCACCAGCTGGGCTGCGGAGGGGCAGTGGAGGCAGCCGGCTCTGCTCGGTTCGGGGAAGGCTCCGGGCAGATCTGGCTGGATGGTGTGAACTGCTCCGGGGCCGAGGCTGCTCTCTGGGACTGCCCAGCTGGGCCCTGGGGGCAGCACGACTGTGGGCACAAAGAGGATGCGGGAGTCATCTGCTCAG AGTTCATGGACCTAAGGCTGGAGAACAGTGACGGCTGCTCTGGGCGTCTGCAGGTTTTCTACAACGGGACATGGGGGAGCGTTTGCTCCAACTCGATGACTCTCAACACGGTGACGCTGGTGTGcaaggagctgggctgtggggatggAGGATCCCTGGAAAGACGCCAGCCCTCTGGTAGGGTGTCTGGCCCTGCCTGGCTGGATCGCGTGCAGTGTGGGGAGAGAAACAGCTCCTTCTGGCAGTGTCCCTCCACTCCCTGGAACCCACAGTCATGCCAAGACCTGCAAGAGGAGACCAACATCACCTGCAATG GGGGACGCCCAGAAATGCCCCTGACCCCGTTGGCCCTGTGCCCCAACTCCACGAGCTGCACAG CCAGGGAGAAGATTCGTGCTGTGGGCGGTGAGGACGGGTGCTCGGGCAGAGTGGAGGTCTGGCACCGTGGCTCCTGGGGGACGGTGTGTGACAACTCCTGGGACATGCAGGATGCCGATGTAGcatgcaggcagctgggctgtggcCGTGCAGTGTCTGCCTTGCGTGAGGCTGCAtttgggatggggatgggccCCATCTGGCTGGAACAGGTGGAGTGCCAGGGGACGGAGCCGTCCCTGCAGGACTGCTGGGCCCGGCCTGGGGACGGCGGTGCTTGCCGGCATAAGGAAGATGCTGCCGTGCGCTGCTCAG ctaCACCCAGGATGGCAACATCCCCATCCCAAGCAG TTCCCACCCGAGGCCGTCAGACCAGCAGCGGAAGAGTCTCAGTGCCCGTCATCATCTGCATCATCCTGGGGGCccttctctgcctgctcctggccctCTTGGCTGGGCAAGTGCTGAGCACCAGGGCTGCGCGCAGAG GCTCCAGGAGAGCTCAGGAGCCCTTCCTTGAGGCTGTGTATGAGGAGATTGGTTACAGCCCAGCTTTGGAGAAGCAGGCCAGGTTTGGTCACTCAG gctcctctTCAGAGCAGTCCCTGACCCAGCTGCAGCCCTACCCTGGGATCAGTGAGGACGAGGATGGTCTGGGATCAGCACCAG aTGTCCTTGTCCTGCCCAGAGATCACCCAGAAGATGGCTACGATGATGCCAGAGAGGTTTCTGATCCGGGGGAGGGAGAGTGGGAAATGCCCAGGATGCCAGAGGAGGGAGCAGGCCCCAGGGATGCACCCAGAG GGGTCACCCCATGCTCCCAGAGAAGTGCCGAGGTCCCTGGAGCTGAAGGAGACACCTCATCTCTGTCCCCGGGGAGCATGGGCTATGATGATGCTGAAGAGGTGTCTGTGGCACATCCCCATGAAGACACAACAGCTGTGACACTGTAG
- the LOC141915850 gene encoding scavenger receptor cysteine-rich type 1 protein M130-like isoform X1, translating to MCGQGRRLRMGTEGLLSPQMLWLLLWIQLCRGAVEVRLADGGSRCAGRVEVKHQDQWGTVCGHYWSMNDAAVVCKQLGCGSAVGAPKYGHFGKGSGPTWMNNVGCKGTESALSDCTHSGWDKHNCIYARDAGVMCSEFVHLVEGKSRCSGRVQIHDGDQWKTVCASHFGPKAADVLCRELQCGTALPVPGGSPFGEGVGPIWDGELQCVGNESLLASCPRGSPRDQPCTQANSAVVSCTMFEGAVEVRLANGGSRCAGRVEVKQQGQWGTVCGDSWDMNDAAVVCKQLGCGSAVEAPQYGHFGEGSGPIWMDDVGCNGTESSLSDCTHSGWGENDCTHYYDAGVMCSGFVRLVEGKSRCSGHVQIHDGDQWKTVCASHFGPQAADVLCRELQCGAALPVPGGSPFGEAVGPIWDGELQCVGNESLLASCPRGSPRDQPRTHANSAVVSCTEYTGFRLVNGSTVCAGRVEVQVLGTWGTLCASRWDLSDAHVLCRQLNCGFAESIPGGEHFGRETGPVWRDSFHCDGTEAHLQQCPVTTLGASPCSQGNTAAVICSGSAGFQSLRLVGGGSRCDGRVEIFQDGVWGRVLDDQWDVQEASVVCRQLRCGEARTAYNPPKPERGTGPVGLRGVRCAGHEANLSLCNTSLPESALAAGVVEDVGVICGGSRWLRLVNGAGRCAGRVEIYYQGMWGTVCDDGWDLSDAAVVCHQLGCGGAVEAAGSARFGEGSGQIWLDGVNCSGAEAALWDCPAGPWGQHDCGHKEDAGVICSEFMDLRLENSDGCSGRLQVFYNGTWGSVCSNSMTLNTVTLVCKELGCGDGGSLERRQPSGRVSGPAWLDRVQCGERNSSFWQCPSTPWNPQSCQDLQEETNITCNGGRPEMPLTPLALCPNSTSCTAREKIRAVGGEDGCSGRVEVWHRGSWGTVCDNSWDMQDADVACRQLGCGRAVSALREAAFGMGMGPIWLEQVECQGTEPSLQDCWARPGDGGACRHKEDAAVRCSATPRMATSPSQAVPTRGRQTSSGRVSVPVIICIILGALLCLLLALLAGQVLSTRAARRGSRRAQEPFLEAVYEEIGYSPALEKQARFGHSGSSSEQSLTQLQPYPGISEDEDGLGSAPDVLVLPRDHPEDGYDDAREVSDPGEGEWEMPRMPEEGAGPRDAPRGVTPCSQRSAEVPGAEGDTSSLSPGSMGYDDAEEVSVAHPHEDTTAVTL from the exons ATGTGCGGACAGGGCAGGAGGCTCAGGATGGGCACAGAGGGACTCCTGTCCCCTCAGATGCTGTGGCTGCTCCTCTGGATACAGCTGTGCAGGG GTGCTGTGGAGGTGAGGCTGGCGGATGGTGGCAGTCGCTGTGCTGGGAGAGTGGAGGTGAAACACCAGGACCAGTGGGGAACTGTGTGTGGTCACTACTGGAGCATGAATGATGCAGCAGTGGTTTgtaagcagctgggctgtgggtctGCTGTTGGAGCTCCTAAGTATGGACACTTTGGGAAAGGATCTGGCCCAACTTGGATGAATAATGTTGGGTGTAAAGGCACCGAATCTGCCCTGTCTGACTGCACACACAGTGGATGGGATAAACATAACTGCATTTATGCCCGTGATGCTGGAGTGATGTGTTCAG AATTTGTCCATCTGGTGGAAGGGAAGAGCCGCTGCTCAGGACGTGTGCAGATCCATGACGGGGACCAGTGGAAAACTGTCTGTGCTTCCCACTTTGGTCCCAAAGCTGCTGACGTGCTCTGCAGGGAGTTGCAGtgtggcacagccctgcctgtccctggaggAAGTCCCTTTGGAGAAGGGGTGGGTCCCATCTGggatggagagctgcagtgtgtgggGAATGAATCCCTCCTCGCCTCCTGCCCCAGGGGGTCCCCCAGGGACCAGCCCTGCACCCAAGCAAACAGCGCTGTTGTCAGCTGCACAA TGTTTGAAGGTGCTGTGGAGGTGAGGCTGGCGAATGGCGGCAGTCGCTGTGCTGGGAGAGTGGAGGTGAAACAACAAGGCCAGTGGGGGACCGTGTGCGGTGACTCTTGGGACATGAATGATGCAGCAGTGGTTTgtaagcagctgggctgtgggtctGCTGTTGAAGCTCCTCAGTATGGACACTTTGGGGAAGGATCTGGCCCCATTTGGATGGATGATGTTGGCTGTAATGGCACCGAATCTTCCTTGTCTGACTGCACACACAGCGGATGGGGTGAAAATGACTGCACTCATTATTATGACGCTGGAGTGATGTGTTCAG gaTTTGTCCGTCTGGTGGAAGGGAAGAGCCGCTGCTCAGGACATGTGCAGATCCATGATGGGGACCAGTGGAAAACTGTCTGTGCTTCCCACTTTGGTCCCCAAGCTGCTGACGTGCTCTGCAGGGAGTTGCAGTGTggcgcagccctgcctgtccctggaggAAGTCCCTTTGGAGAAGCGGTGGGTCCCATCTGggatggagagctgcagtgtgtgggGAATGAATCCCTCCTCGCCTCCTGCCCCAGGGGGTCCCCCAGGGACCAGCCCCGCACCCACGCAAACAGCGCTGTTGTCAGCTGCACAG agtACACAGGGTTCAGGCTGGTGAATGGCAGCACAGTGTGTGCAGGGAGGGTGGAGGTCCAGGTGCTGGGGACCTGGGGGACCCTCTGTGCCTCCCGCTGGGATCTCTCGGATGCCCACGTTCTCTGTCGGCAACTCAACTGCGGGTTTGCTGAGTCCATTCCTGGAGGAGAGCATTTTGGGAGAGAGACTGGCCCTGTCTGGAGAGACTCATTCCACTGTGACGGGACTGAAGCCCAcctgcagcagtgcccagtgaccaCCCTGGGGGCCTCACCATGCTCCCAAGGGAACACTGCTGCTGTCATTTGCTCAG gctcAGCCGGCTTTCAATCCCTGCGGCTGGTGGGCGGAGGGAGCCGCTGCGACGGACGAGTGGAGATCTTCCAGGATGGGGTGTGGGGCAGAGTCCTGGATGACCAGTGGGACGTGCAGGAGGCCAGCGTGGTGTGCCGGCAGCTGCGGTGTGGGGAGGCCAGGACAGCCTACAACCCCCCAAAGCCTGAGCGAGGGACAGGCCCAGTGGGGCTGCGAGGGGTGCGGTGCGCAGGGCATGAGGCCAACCTGAGTCTCTGCAACACCTCCCTGCCTGAGAGCGCGCTGGCGGCAGGGGTTGTGGAGGACGTGGGAGTCATTTGTGGGG GGAGTCGGTGGCTCCGGCTGGTGAACGGGGCCGGGCGCTGTGCAGGGAGAGTGGAGATCTACTACCAGGGCATGTGGGGGACTGTCTGCGACGATGGCTGGGACCTGTCTGATGCTGCCGTCGTCTGCCACCAGCTGGGCTGCGGAGGGGCAGTGGAGGCAGCCGGCTCTGCTCGGTTCGGGGAAGGCTCCGGGCAGATCTGGCTGGATGGTGTGAACTGCTCCGGGGCCGAGGCTGCTCTCTGGGACTGCCCAGCTGGGCCCTGGGGGCAGCACGACTGTGGGCACAAAGAGGATGCGGGAGTCATCTGCTCAG AGTTCATGGACCTAAGGCTGGAGAACAGTGACGGCTGCTCTGGGCGTCTGCAGGTTTTCTACAACGGGACATGGGGGAGCGTTTGCTCCAACTCGATGACTCTCAACACGGTGACGCTGGTGTGcaaggagctgggctgtggggatggAGGATCCCTGGAAAGACGCCAGCCCTCTGGTAGGGTGTCTGGCCCTGCCTGGCTGGATCGCGTGCAGTGTGGGGAGAGAAACAGCTCCTTCTGGCAGTGTCCCTCCACTCCCTGGAACCCACAGTCATGCCAAGACCTGCAAGAGGAGACCAACATCACCTGCAATG GGGGACGCCCAGAAATGCCCCTGACCCCGTTGGCCCTGTGCCCCAACTCCACGAGCTGCACAG CCAGGGAGAAGATTCGTGCTGTGGGCGGTGAGGACGGGTGCTCGGGCAGAGTGGAGGTCTGGCACCGTGGCTCCTGGGGGACGGTGTGTGACAACTCCTGGGACATGCAGGATGCCGATGTAGcatgcaggcagctgggctgtggcCGTGCAGTGTCTGCCTTGCGTGAGGCTGCAtttgggatggggatgggccCCATCTGGCTGGAACAGGTGGAGTGCCAGGGGACGGAGCCGTCCCTGCAGGACTGCTGGGCCCGGCCTGGGGACGGCGGTGCTTGCCGGCATAAGGAAGATGCTGCCGTGCGCTGCTCAG ctaCACCCAGGATGGCAACATCCCCATCCCAAGCAG TTCCCACCCGAGGCCGTCAGACCAGCAGCGGAAGAGTCTCAGTGCCCGTCATCATCTGCATCATCCTGGGGGCccttctctgcctgctcctggccctCTTGGCTGGGCAAGTGCTGAGCACCAGGGCTGCGCGCAGAG GCTCCAGGAGAGCTCAGGAGCCCTTCCTTGAGGCTGTGTATGAGGAGATTGGTTACAGCCCAGCTTTGGAGAAGCAGGCCAGGTTTGGTCACTCAG gctcctctTCAGAGCAGTCCCTGACCCAGCTGCAGCCCTACCCTGGGATCAGTGAGGACGAGGATGGTCTGGGATCAGCACCAG aTGTCCTTGTCCTGCCCAGAGATCACCCAGAAGATGGCTACGATGATGCCAGAGAGGTTTCTGATCCGGGGGAGGGAGAGTGGGAAATGCCCAGGATGCCAGAGGAGGGAGCAGGCCCCAGGGATGCACCCAGAG GGGTCACCCCATGCTCCCAGAGAAGTGCCGAGGTCCCTGGAGCTGAAGGAGACACCTCATCTCTGTCCCCGGGGAGCATGGGCTATGATGATGCTGAAGAGGTGTCTGTGGCACATCCCCATGAAGACACAACAGCTGTGACACTGTAG